The following DNA comes from Lentibacillus sp. Marseille-P4043.
AGATGGATTTATTGTATTTGACGATGTTCCATCTTGGCCCGGCCCTACTAAACTTATTTCACAACTTCCTAATTGGTATGAACAAGTGGCTGTAAGTCCAAATAACTGGATAGTTCAAAAAGTCAAATAGGATGGATAGGATATCCCTGGATTTTTTTATGTAGAATTTTATGATAAGAAGGTCTGGTCTAGATAAGCTCCTTTTATTTTCGTGTAACTATCGTAAAATGAATGAAGCAAAAAATAAAATTACATATCCTAATAACTGTTTGAATACCTTCAATTTAAATAAGAAAATTGCTATCTTTATTTTTTCTAGAAGAAACCATACCGGAGCAGTAATTGATAAATTAAATCGAGGCATTAAATAGCTAAAGCAAATGATTTTTAACGATTCGGAATAATATTTGGGTAATTGCTTAGACTCGTTGTAAATTAGAAGTTAAAGATATTGTGGTGAATATAATAAAAAGAAAATTACCCTTTTTTAATTGTTTTGTTGATACCTAATTTGAAATCATAAGCTTCGTCAAGGTACCAAGAGGATAGTGCTGGACTGAGCTATTCCTTTCCATTCACAAAAAGATAAGTAAGCTTGGCTGTTGTTTACGTGCCTTTAATACAGTTTGTTTCTATTATGATAGCAATTATAAACCCCTCAGCATCAATTGATAAACCTTCTTTAGGTTCATCTAAATTAGTTACCTGACCATGCTACTTTTAGATAAAATAGAATAAAGTAACACTTAGTATTATCATTTATTTTAAATTTGGGAAAAAGAACTACTGGACAGCAGGGGGCATAGACTATGCATAACAATGATGAACTCGAACAATATAAAAAAACTATAAAAGATAAAATATTAAATTTAATTGGTGAAGGCAATATAAAAGCAGCAAATGAACTAATATTTGAGTATGAAAAAATAATACAAAATGATATAGAGATGCATCATATTAAATCTATGGCTCTTATACATGAAGGAAAGTACCGATTGGCTGAAATGGCTTTAAAAGATGCTATTCAGCTAGATAATTATAATGCGGACACTTATTACAATTTAGGTTACCTATTTCAGCTTAAAAATAAATTAGATGAATCATATAAATACTACCAACTTGCTAAAAAATTCAGTAGAGATTCTAATTTGCAAGATGAAATAGATAATATATTAAATAGTATAGATTATAATAAAGCAAATGACGATAATTTGCATGTAATAGATAATGGAAATTTAAAAAAAGTATTAGTGGTTGCATATATTTTTCCACCATTAGGAGGATCTGGTGTGCAGCGTACACTAAAATTCGTGAAATATTTGCGTCGCTTTGGTTGGGATCCAGTTGTTCTAACTGTAGATTCTTTAGATTCCCAGAGTGTGTTTAGCGATAATTCTATAGAAAAGGAATTACCAAGTGATATAAGTGTTATTAGAGCTCAGGTTCCTAGTACAATAACAAATGATTATATGAATAAGATTATTAAACTTTATCAAGGAATTATATCAAATAATAAAATAATTGAACAATATGTTTCACATTTAAATAAAACACAAAAATTGACTCTTATTCCGGATAATCAAATTATATTCGCCTATGAAGTGATTACGAATATATCTAAACTAGTGGATATGAATGAAATCGACTTAGTCTATACTACATCTGGTCCATATTCAGATCATATCGTCGGTTATTATCTTAAAAGCCAGTTTATGAAACCTTGGGTTGCTGATTTTCGGGATGAATGGTCGAACAATCCATATTTAAAATTTGATGAAAAAAATATTTATCATAAATTAAGTTTTCTTTTGGAAAATGAAATTGTTCATTTTGCGGATAAGGTTATAAATGTAAACCCGTTATCTACAATGAATTGTAAAAGAATTTTTAGTGTTGATAATGTAAAACTAGAAACGATAACAAATGGCTATGATGAAATAGATTTTTCAAGCCTTAATAATGTTAGTGAAAAACGAAATGATTATTTTTCAATATTCCATAACGGTTTGTTTTATTCAATTAGAACTCCTAAGACTATTATACAAGCTGTTGGTAATTTAATTAATAAAGGGCAAATTGATCAAGGAAAAATAAAATTAGACCTCGGTTGGATTGATAATAAACATGAGTGGGACAAGTATATAGATGATCGAAACTTAAAAGATATAGTGTTTTTTGGAGGGTATTTAGAACATCAGAACAGTTTAGAAAAAGCTCAAAGGATGGATGCCTTACTTTTAGTTGTTGGACCGGGAGAAAAGAATAAAGCAATGTATCCAGGTAAGCTTTTTGAATATCTTAGGTTAAATAAGCCAATTTTATCTTTATCACCAGAGGAAAGTGTAGTTGATAAATTATTGTATAAATTAGATGCAGGTATAAATGTTGATTTTAATAACATAGACTCAATAGAAAAGGCTTTATTATTAATGTATCGTGATTGGGAGAATGGAAATAAAAAGGCCGAAAAGTTAAATAAAGATATTAAAAACTTTGAAAGAGGTAATCTCACTAAGAAATTAGCTAATGTATTTAATGAAATTTCCGATAAATATGAATCCATCTCTCTTAGTAAGCCAAGCTTAATTGATCAAAAAATAGTAGAAAAAGAATATAAGCAACGATTTGGTAAAGAAATAGATCTACAAAATCCAAAAACTTTTAATGAAAAAATTCAGTGGTTGAAATTAAATTATAGAGATCCTCTTATGGTAAGATGTGCAGACAAATTTGATGTAAGAGAGTATTTAAAAGAAAAGAGTCTAGATTTTATATTAAATGAGGTATATGGTATTTACAGTAGTGTGGATGAAATAGATATAGCAAAACTACCTAATAAATTTGCTTTAAAAGCAACACATGGTAGTGGGTGGAATATAATTTGTAATAATAAAGAGTTATTAGATTGGAATGCTGAATTTGAAAAAATCAATAATTGGTTAAACACTAATTACTACAATTTAGGTAGAGAATGGGTTTACAAAAATATTAACCCAAGGATTATATGTGAGAAATTTTTAGTTGACGAGGATGGAACTCCAGCAAAAGACTACAAAATATTTTGCTTTAATGGTGAACCCAAACTAATTCAAGTAGACTTAGACCGTTTTCAAGTTCATAAACAAAATATATATGATATTAATTGGAATAAGATGCCGTTTGAGTATAACTATTCAATGTCTACAGTTAATTTAAAAAAGCCAAAGAATCTCGCATTAATGATTGAAATAGCAAAAATATTATCTCAGGATTTCCCATTTGTCAGAGTAGATTTATATAATTTAAATGGAAGGATATACTTTGGTGAACTAACGTTTTATCCCCATAATGGTAAAGGTTTGTTTAAGCCAAATGATTATGATTTAGAGATTGGCTCATTCTTGGATTTGACTAATTTAAAAGAATGACTGCAACTATTGGGTTAACGTTAATAGATGAAGATGATGAATATGCTTCTGCAATTGATATGTCAAATAGATAGTCGTATTCAGTGACACAATTAAAGCTATTAAAACAGTTAATTTCTGATGAGTGTGCTACACTTGATACATTTTAGTTAATTTATACCATACTTTTAATTACTTAAATAAATCATCCGAAAACCTAGCCTGCTACGAAATCTCTTATCCGTGACGTAGATTATGCTTCAACTGCTGTTTAGGCTGTAACAAGCACAGTCGTCCTAGCTGGTAACGACTAGAGAGTATAATTTTAATTGGTTGAATTGCTGAAAACCCCTTAGAGCTTTTCATACCCAAAACGTAGTCGGAAACAACAACCGTGGTGGTTTGAAAAAAGAAAAGATTGGGTGAACAGCAACCAAGCTCCTAGAGTGAACTCTGGAAAATGCTCAACTACTAGGATAAACCATCTAAAGCTAAAAGCTATGATTATGGAATCCATAGGTGAACATGTAAATCAGCATTGTGAATCCAAAGTGCCGATCCCTACTAAAGAAAGACATTGATTAGACCCACCTATGCCATTTTTTTTTGAAGTTGGCAATCTGCTTGGGATTCATGACGAATACTTTCGCCCCCAGGCCTCGCATAAATTCATCGTTGTGTAAAAACATGGATGGATGAAAGCTGTATACACTGGTGGATTCAAGCCCGATTCGCAGCACATCAACTGACTGGCCTCTGGCTGTATTAAGAATGGTATCTCTGAGCTGTGTTGCACCTGGAAGATCATTCTGGATGGTGAAGGACTTAAGCTTCTCTCCTTCCCCGTCTAAAAAACAAACCTTGATATCAAACGAACTCACATCTAATCCGACAAATAATTTCATGGGGTATTCCTCCCTTCGATTTAGAATCATTGGAACTTGTTTCTTGGACGCTCTGAGATATCCCTAGTGTGGACGCTGATCAGCAGCCTCGTGTATGAGTACTATCCTTGCATCGAAAGCCGCCCCGGGCTACTACCATCCGGGTTCGAACATCAAGGTGTACAGCCTGCGTGTATGAAGATCGACACGTACACTGGGAAACAGTCTTTATAATGTGGTAAGCCACAAGGAGTGAAAGAATTGTCCCAAATGATCCTAAGACCATTATCTAGGAATATTTCAGAGCGTCCAAGTTATTGATTTCTTAAAGCAGGTTTTTTGGAATTAATAGGCTAAATGAAAGAGCCTAAATATAGTATACGAGGGGTATAACTATGCGAATCAATCACAACATTTCGGCGCTAAATACATATAACAAAATGCAAAAAAATAGTAAAGCTATCACAGGTTCAATGCAAAAGCTTTCCTCTGGTCAAAGAATAAATCAAGCCGCTGATGATGCTGCTGGCCTGAGTATATCCGAGAAAATGCGGGCCCAGATTCGTGGACTGGAACAAGCAGAGCAAAATATTCAGAATGGGATATCATTACTTCAGACAGCGGAAGGCGGACTTGGGGAAATTGTCAGCCCTAACTTACAACGGTTAAGGGAATTAGCTGTACAGGCTTCAAACGACACGTTAACGACCGAGGATAAACAGACGATTCAAAAGGAAATAGAGCAAATAAAACAGGGGATTAATGATATCGCCAACGATACAGAATTTAATGAGATTAAACCGTTAATTCCGGGGAGACCTGAGGAAATGAATGGTTCTTCTTCTGGAAAAAAGGCAAAAGTTGATATTGTGTTTCTAGTAGATTACTCAGGGAGTATGGGAAATGCAAACAACTCTTCAACACAACTTGGAGCAGTATCGGATGGGATCTCAGATTTTGTAACCGAATTAGATAATAATTCAATGGATGCACAAGTAGGAATTGTGAATATTACAACTACTAGAGATCCTTTATACAAACCATTATCTGATAATCCCGAGACAATAAAGCAAAACATGAAAAGACTTGGCTCTACACTGGTAAATAGCGGGACAAAACCATATCAATACATGGAAGAAGCTACTCCAACAGGGGAAATTGGGGAAAAACTAGGTTATAGGTCAGATTCAAAAAAAGTTTTTGTGCTTTTTACTGACGTTGGTAATGAAAATGGAACTGGGACAGAAAACACGGCGAAAGAAGCCTTGGAGGGAAGCAATATATCATACGGCTTTGATGATGATGATATTCAATCGTACGTGTTTGGTTTTAGTAGTACTATGAATGGTTCATATGATGAAACTGACAAAACTGCATATGATGACATAGTGAACTATACAGGTGGAAAATTGTATACAACTGGCATCTCTAATTCTGATCAAATTAAAGATAAATTAAAAAATGACCTGGTCACAGATATTCATAGTAATATCGGTAATTCAGATAATGAATTTGACGAGACAAAAACAATTAAGTTATAAATTGGCGCCAAATCAGGCGAAACTTTTAATATTGGTTTAACAGATGCGAGTACTACTGCACTGGGAATAGACGGTATAAAAATAGATCCGTGGGAAGAAGCACAAAAAGCGATTGGAAAAATTGATACTGCTATTCAAAAAGCAACATCAGAGCGCAGTAGATTTGGCGCTTATCAAAATGCCTTAGAACATATTAACAATAATGTATCAAATTATAAAATGAACCTCACAGCTGCAGAATCACAATTAAGGGATCTCGACATGGCTAAAGAAATAACAAAGTTAGCTAACAAGCAAGTGTTATTGCAGTCATCACAAGCAATGCTTTCACAAGCTAATCAAATTCCTCAGTCGCTATTACAGTTTTTGAAATAAGTGAGGGTCTGAAAATAAGCTTTGTGCTGGAATTGATTGTTAAGGCCTCATAGTTTTTTATTAATAGGGACGTTTCTAAAGGATAAGGTCTGACACCCCGGTGTTTTCATGCCGGAGTTCATTTGTTTGCCCTTGGAAGAGAGTGCCAAGTACTGAAACAATTCTGAATTGCGTTGGTACCTGGCACTTACTTTAAGGGATTAACAAATGAGTAGCTCTGGCATACTATACCTCCTGAAATACGATGAACGTATTAAGTCAACGACAAGATGAGGCTATGGCCAAAGAGTCAATGAATCTGGTCAAACTGCAAATATTAACGGAAGCACAACAAGAATGGTTTCCCATGTGAATTAAAATAGAGTTACAAAATGAAAAACGGCCATCAACAAAGTGGTCGTTTTTCTATTTGAAAGTATATAGCACTTACCGGCTACTCGCTCACGCAAACACAAACCAATTCCCAAAATACCAAATACCCACCCAATTTCTCCCAATCCCCTAAACTTCCGCACCAAAATAACCGATAAAAATAGGAGAAAAGTCATGGTGGAGGGATTACCATTTGGAAGGCTAACATACGAAATACATTAGAAAAACTAGCTACATGGGTGAAAACTAAAAATTATAATCCGTTTTTATATAAAGACATTACGGAACAGATAAATAAGTTAGACGAGCCGATACAACTCTTGATTGCTGGGGTTTTTAGTTCGGGAAAATCTACTTTCTTAAATACATTTATTGGTGAAGAATTATTAAGTTCCTCAATGCGGGCGGAGACGGCGATTATTACCAAGTTGACCTATGGGGAAGAAAAAGAGCTGGTTGCTCACTTTAAGGACGGTCGGACAAGTAAACTGTCGATTATGTGGCTATCTTCGCTAACTACTGATCGTGAGGGTGGGGGGACGGCACTCAAGCCATATATCAACATGATAGAAATTCGTTTGCCAATCGATCTTTTAAAATATGTCCATTTGGTTGATTCCCCAGGGATTGATGCGAACAACGAGCATAATGGCATTTCTGAGAACTATTTTGATCATGTGGATGCAGCTTTTTGGTTGTTCTTTTTCGAAAGTGCGGGGAAGGTTGTTGAGAGTGAATATATTCAGAAACTAAAAGAGCGTCACATTCCTGTTTATGGAATTATCAACCATGTCGACGGTTTGATGGATGTGGTAGATGATGAGGAAGCAGAACAGATGCGGGATTCAATTCAGGAAATTTTTCAGCAGGTTCAAGCCAGATCGAAAAATGTGCTTGAAGATGAAATTATTGGTATTACAGCATCTAACGCATTGGAAGCAAAACTGAACAATAATCAGGAAGATTTGGAAATGAGTAATTGGGGAGCTATCGAGAATCTGTTGGAACAAATTAAAGCGGATGCTTCTATCAAATATAAGAAGCAATATTTCCACCTAATGAAGCTGCTTCAATCCATTCATTTCCACATGGCAGAACACGAGGAAAAGTTAGTAACGGATGATTTTTCCAGGTTTATCAATGATTTCTGTATTCATGATTCGGATGCTTTCTATTCCGGTCATCAGAAAATAGATGCAGATATACAGGAGATGGAAGCGTTCCTTTATCGATGGAAAGAGCTTGGTGATAGGTCAATTACTAGCTTAACGAATTTGGAGGATTTACAAAGTGAATTAGGAATGTTTCAATCCTTATCCCCTGGGCTATCACCTGAATATCTAGCTTATTTTCCCGAAATGGAGCATTTGATAGGGAAGCTGATAAAGCAAATTAAAGATTGGGAAAGCAAGGTGCAAAGCTACAATGCTAGGAAAGATACCGCAAAGGAAGAATGGCAGGCCTTAAAAAAGGAATGGGATACGGTCGCAAAACGAAAAGTTATCGGGATTCGCCGCTTGAAGAAGTTTAAGGAAAAGGATGAACATTATAGAAAGTTAGCCATGCAAGTACATAATAAATATGAGAATATTAAAAAACAAAAGTTCAATCTATCCGCTCAGATTCAGTCTTTTGAAGAGAGGTTTCATGATTATGTCGATCGTTTAACGGCTGTCTATCTGGAAACCTATGACAAACTAAAAAGGGAAATGAGCGACTTTCTTGCAGCGTATCAAGCTGATTACAAGCTATTAACAAAAGATAGTGTCGAAGCTATTTATCGTTTTATGGAAGATTTGTATGCGCTTCATTCAATTGTTTTACCAGCATTTTCGCATGATGATCCAGACCTTGTATCCACAGTGGAATATCAAAATGCCTATATGGAGTATGATAAAATCGCTTCTAGTAGCTGGAATAATCGATTTACGGATGAAAATAAGCAAGACTTTCTGTTGTTTTATCAAACGATTACGTCTGAAGATCATCCATCATGGACCGAGGGAGAATTTGGATACCCGGAAATAAACGATCAGTTGCTACTTAATTCGTTGGTGTATAAGCTTCGTGAAGAAAGTCCTTTTAATATAAATCTAGTGTTTGACAGGATTAATAGAAATCGTAAACGGATTCTATCTTTAGGCATTGTTGCTGTATTTTTTGTGCTGATTTGGCAAACGATTGTATCGGCACAGCTATTTTCATCCGATCCAGAAGATACAAAATCAGATGTCGTGGAGGAGCAATCATTTGACCCAGAACCCACCGATGAAGTAGATGATGAGCCTCAATCGAATGATGAGCCCCAATCGAATGGTGATACGGAAGAGGAGCTGCAATCGGAGGAGCCTGAGCCTGTCTATCTTTCGTTTGAAGAGGTTTCTACCTTTTTGGACGAATTCCGGAATAACTACTTTCTTGCCTTAAATGAGAAGAACTTCGGTTATGTTTCTCCTTATTTAGAACAGGGGAGCGGGGCCTATACTTCTCTTAGGAGTTATATAGAGGATGATTTACCAGAGACATATTATGATTTTAGAAACCAAGAAATTGATGTCACGTCTATGTCCGAAATAATAGATGGAACTGTCAAAGTAGAAACGTTTGAAACATTTACATATGAGAATGAAATAGGTGACCAACTAAACTATGAAAAAAAGAAGACCTATTCCATCCATGTGGAGGAAGAATCGTTAGCTATCAATGACATAGAAATAGACAACACGGAAAAGACTTTAGAGGAACTGCGGACGGTGGAACTTGTATCACAAGAAGATGTTCAGCGGTTCATGGCGCGATTTAATGAAGAAAAGACCTATGCTGTATATAGTGGTTCCACAGACGATTTAATCAACTACTATGATCAGATGGGGTCAGCGTGGTCTGAAGCAAAAGAATACGTAGAAAAGTTGGCCAGAAAAGGGGATCAGCTACAAAACAATCAGTTGCTAATTAATTCTATCAGACAGGAAGATGCTAGACATTTTCTTGTCGATGCAGAGACTGTCGAGGAAATTTTTTCGATGGATGGGATGACGCAAATTAATGAGAAACAATTACAATATCGTCTTTCTGTTGATGAAAATGGGAGTATCGCTATTCTCGATAAAACAAAGGAGGAAATTACAAATCAAGAGGAATTTCCGTCTGAGTCTATTGAAACGAGTGAAGGAGGAGTAGAATGAGTTTTTCATTACATCATTATGTTAAATCACTAGAGGAATTCCAAACGCAAACAGATCGTCTGGTCACCGTCTTTGAGGGGATGCATGCCCCAGTGAAGAAAGAGAAAATCATGGGATATAGAGAGGAGTTACAAAATAACCAATTCCAAATTACAGTTGTGGGGGAATTTGGGCGTGGGAAATCGATGTTCATTAATGCGTTACTCGGTGAAAAAATACTCCCTTCCTCACCGAAAACGACGACAACGGTGTTGAATCATATTTCATACGGGGAAGAAACAGAAGTTATTTTGCATTTCCAGGACGAAACGAAAAAGGTAATTGGTCAAGAGGAATTTCAAAGAATTGTTGCCCCTATAGAGCCGTTACCTGGAGATGACCAAGGACAAAGGGAATATGACAAAGCAGTTGCGTATATTGAAAGCATCGCATATGCGGATATTTGTTATCCGATTGATTTTTGTAAGGATGGGGTTCGGATTATCGATACACCTGGACTGAATGACGGAAACGCAACACGGGACAGGCTGGCATCAGAAATTATTCCGCGCTCAGATGTGGCTATTTTATTACTTACCGCAAAGTCGCCGTTGTCAAAATCAGAGATGACGATGCTTAAAGATAGGCTGCTTGAAAATGATATTCAAAAAGTATTTCTTGTCGCGAATTTCAAGGATGCACTTCGGACAGAACAGGATGAAAAGGAAGTCACTGATTATATTAGAGAAAATTTGCAGGGAATCATTGATGACCCAAGAATTTTTCTAGTGTCAGCAAAGCAGGGTTTGACAACTAGAAGGGTATTAAATGGAGAGGAATTGCGGGTAAGAAAGCCAGTTACTTTAGAAGAGACAGGGATTCCTGAATTTGAACATGCTTTAGCCGAATTCCTAATGTATGATCGTGGCAAGGTAAAGATGAAACGTCCGATTCAACAAACGATTCGTCTGATTAATGAGACGCTCGACAAAGATGTGAAG
Coding sequences within:
- a CDS encoding ATP-grasp fold amidoligase family protein is translated as MHNNDELEQYKKTIKDKILNLIGEGNIKAANELIFEYEKIIQNDIEMHHIKSMALIHEGKYRLAEMALKDAIQLDNYNADTYYNLGYLFQLKNKLDESYKYYQLAKKFSRDSNLQDEIDNILNSIDYNKANDDNLHVIDNGNLKKVLVVAYIFPPLGGSGVQRTLKFVKYLRRFGWDPVVLTVDSLDSQSVFSDNSIEKELPSDISVIRAQVPSTITNDYMNKIIKLYQGIISNNKIIEQYVSHLNKTQKLTLIPDNQIIFAYEVITNISKLVDMNEIDLVYTTSGPYSDHIVGYYLKSQFMKPWVADFRDEWSNNPYLKFDEKNIYHKLSFLLENEIVHFADKVINVNPLSTMNCKRIFSVDNVKLETITNGYDEIDFSSLNNVSEKRNDYFSIFHNGLFYSIRTPKTIIQAVGNLINKGQIDQGKIKLDLGWIDNKHEWDKYIDDRNLKDIVFFGGYLEHQNSLEKAQRMDALLLVVGPGEKNKAMYPGKLFEYLRLNKPILSLSPEESVVDKLLYKLDAGINVDFNNIDSIEKALLLMYRDWENGNKKAEKLNKDIKNFERGNLTKKLANVFNEISDKYESISLSKPSLIDQKIVEKEYKQRFGKEIDLQNPKTFNEKIQWLKLNYRDPLMVRCADKFDVREYLKEKSLDFILNEVYGIYSSVDEIDIAKLPNKFALKATHGSGWNIICNNKELLDWNAEFEKINNWLNTNYYNLGREWVYKNINPRIICEKFLVDEDGTPAKDYKIFCFNGEPKLIQVDLDRFQVHKQNIYDINWNKMPFEYNYSMSTVNLKKPKNLALMIEIAKILSQDFPFVRVDLYNLNGRIYFGELTFYPHNGKGLFKPNDYDLEIGSFLDLTNLKE
- a CDS encoding flagellin N-terminal helical domain-containing protein, which translates into the protein MRINHNISALNTYNKMQKNSKAITGSMQKLSSGQRINQAADDAAGLSISEKMRAQIRGLEQAEQNIQNGISLLQTAEGGLGEIVSPNLQRLRELAVQASNDTLTTEDKQTIQKEIEQIKQGINDIANDTEFNEIKPLIPGRPEEMNGSSSGKKAKVDIVFLVDYSGSMGNANNSSTQLGAVSDGISDFVTELDNNSMDAQVGIVNITTTRDPLYKPLSDNPETIKQNMKRLGSTLVNSGTKPYQYMEEATPTGEIGEKLGYRSDSKKVFVLFTDVGNENGTGTENTAKEALEGSNISYGFDDDDIQSYVFGFSSTMNGSYDETDKTAYDDIVNYTGGKLYTTGISNSDQIKDKLKNDLVTDIHSNIGNSDNEFDETKTIKL
- a CDS encoding flagellin, which encodes MDTAIQKATSERSRFGAYQNALEHINNNVSNYKMNLTAAESQLRDLDMAKEITKLANKQVLLQSSQAMLSQANQIPQSLLQFLK
- a CDS encoding TcaA NTF2-like domain-containing protein — translated: MKTKNYNPFLYKDITEQINKLDEPIQLLIAGVFSSGKSTFLNTFIGEELLSSSMRAETAIITKLTYGEEKELVAHFKDGRTSKLSIMWLSSLTTDREGGGTALKPYINMIEIRLPIDLLKYVHLVDSPGIDANNEHNGISENYFDHVDAAFWLFFFESAGKVVESEYIQKLKERHIPVYGIINHVDGLMDVVDDEEAEQMRDSIQEIFQQVQARSKNVLEDEIIGITASNALEAKLNNNQEDLEMSNWGAIENLLEQIKADASIKYKKQYFHLMKLLQSIHFHMAEHEEKLVTDDFSRFINDFCIHDSDAFYSGHQKIDADIQEMEAFLYRWKELGDRSITSLTNLEDLQSELGMFQSLSPGLSPEYLAYFPEMEHLIGKLIKQIKDWESKVQSYNARKDTAKEEWQALKKEWDTVAKRKVIGIRRLKKFKEKDEHYRKLAMQVHNKYENIKKQKFNLSAQIQSFEERFHDYVDRLTAVYLETYDKLKREMSDFLAAYQADYKLLTKDSVEAIYRFMEDLYALHSIVLPAFSHDDPDLVSTVEYQNAYMEYDKIASSSWNNRFTDENKQDFLLFYQTITSEDHPSWTEGEFGYPEINDQLLLNSLVYKLREESPFNINLVFDRINRNRKRILSLGIVAVFFVLIWQTIVSAQLFSSDPEDTKSDVVEEQSFDPEPTDEVDDEPQSNDEPQSNGDTEEELQSEEPEPVYLSFEEVSTFLDEFRNNYFLALNEKNFGYVSPYLEQGSGAYTSLRSYIEDDLPETYYDFRNQEIDVTSMSEIIDGTVKVETFETFTYENEIGDQLNYEKKKTYSIHVEEESLAINDIEIDNTEKTLEELRTVELVSQEDVQRFMARFNEEKTYAVYSGSTDDLINYYDQMGSAWSEAKEYVEKLARKGDQLQNNQLLINSIRQEDARHFLVDAETVEEIFSMDGMTQINEKQLQYRLSVDENGSIAILDKTKEEITNQEEFPSESIETSEGGVE
- a CDS encoding dynamin family protein, which translates into the protein MSFSLHHYVKSLEEFQTQTDRLVTVFEGMHAPVKKEKIMGYREELQNNQFQITVVGEFGRGKSMFINALLGEKILPSSPKTTTTVLNHISYGEETEVILHFQDETKKVIGQEEFQRIVAPIEPLPGDDQGQREYDKAVAYIESIAYADICYPIDFCKDGVRIIDTPGLNDGNATRDRLASEIIPRSDVAILLLTAKSPLSKSEMTMLKDRLLENDIQKVFLVANFKDALRTEQDEKEVTDYIRENLQGIIDDPRIFLVSAKQGLTTRRVLNGEELRVRKPVTLEETGIPEFEHALAEFLMYDRGKVKMKRPIQQTIRLINETLDKDVKLVKRSLEMERHGLEEKINNIQNQLEDFRKSGEKSLQQIRNMLRSKEKDIIQWYKDELTKIKQAGIHAFDRSDSLDETTITNHVEAATAPLERQLHEEKVERMQNLAKKIIQLGSKELNHKWGQIDTNFNQLMTIEEDTQLQVSFHNGEQPAYDIFDDIYEELDFAWSRSTSIFGKAAIAAGYMLNTVASGIVSFLKNWFGTSDKEKRRKLRSQLSNQLSANHANKVNALKKEWKAVIKGIESNYHQTVKQMIREKEQQLATLTHNTQLEKTEIENRLAVIRQQEQALKQIHQECVHLLERLNIRSEEEVHV